One region of Collinsella aerofaciens ATCC 25986 genomic DNA includes:
- the murD gene encoding UDP-N-acetylmuramoyl-L-alanine--D-glutamate ligase has translation MPLADVFSLLVLGQGKSGLDVARWALAHPERVSAVTVYGGGTSEPNDATRALEAAGASFVYGTEQVEGAYDVCVTCPGISEFSGFFKAGREHAAQIMGEPEFAYRLSPDNWIAITGTNGKTTTTSLTDFLLKAAGEASVAVGNIGEPPVNEIDGRAHNEWFVAELSSYQIATTTELHPRVAVLLNITPDHLGWHKSHKNYALAKIKLFDNMVDDDLVVVDVEDAGIHEFDEYIYTPGRRICKVAFDEPEGEDAAFVRDGKMIVRLKGVETPLIATSELKISGHHNVINALCAATAALAVGADVDGVCRGLASFQPLEHRVEPCGEIDGVRYVNDSKATNTDAVEKALTAFPDDDVILLLGGHDKGTPLTDFARVVMDNVRSVVCFGDARERFTAAMDEADVDGDVDIAQADDLRDAVDVARSLSSRGDVILLSPACSSFDEFSGYEERGRVFKDYVAQLAATAKSQME, from the coding sequence ATGCCTCTTGCTGATGTCTTTAGCCTGCTCGTTTTGGGTCAGGGCAAATCCGGTCTCGATGTCGCCCGCTGGGCGCTGGCACATCCCGAGCGCGTAAGCGCCGTTACCGTGTATGGCGGCGGCACCTCTGAGCCCAATGACGCCACGCGTGCGCTCGAGGCTGCTGGTGCGTCGTTTGTCTATGGGACCGAACAGGTCGAGGGCGCCTATGACGTATGCGTGACGTGCCCGGGCATCTCGGAGTTCTCGGGCTTCTTTAAGGCCGGGCGCGAGCATGCCGCCCAGATTATGGGTGAGCCCGAGTTTGCCTATCGCCTGTCGCCCGATAACTGGATTGCCATCACGGGCACCAACGGCAAGACGACCACCACGTCGCTGACTGATTTTCTGCTTAAGGCTGCCGGCGAGGCCAGCGTTGCTGTCGGCAACATCGGCGAGCCGCCGGTCAACGAGATTGACGGCCGAGCCCACAACGAGTGGTTTGTGGCTGAGCTCTCGAGCTATCAGATTGCTACGACAACCGAGCTCCACCCCCGCGTGGCGGTGCTGCTCAACATCACTCCCGACCACTTGGGCTGGCATAAGAGCCATAAGAACTATGCGCTTGCCAAGATCAAACTGTTTGACAATATGGTCGATGACGATCTGGTGGTTGTCGACGTCGAAGACGCCGGCATTCACGAGTTCGATGAGTACATCTACACGCCGGGTCGTCGCATCTGCAAGGTTGCCTTTGACGAGCCTGAGGGCGAGGATGCCGCCTTTGTGCGCGATGGCAAGATGATCGTGCGTCTGAAGGGTGTCGAGACCCCGCTCATCGCTACATCCGAGCTCAAGATCTCGGGCCATCACAATGTTATCAATGCCCTGTGCGCTGCCACGGCTGCCTTGGCAGTCGGTGCCGATGTCGATGGTGTCTGCCGCGGTCTTGCCTCGTTCCAGCCGCTCGAGCACCGCGTGGAGCCGTGTGGCGAGATTGACGGCGTGCGCTACGTCAACGATTCCAAGGCGACCAACACCGATGCGGTCGAGAAGGCACTGACGGCATTTCCCGATGACGACGTGATCTTGCTGCTCGGCGGCCACGATAAGGGCACGCCGCTCACGGACTTCGCGCGCGTCGTTATGGACAACGTGCGCTCGGTCGTCTGCTTTGGCGATGCGCGCGAGCGCTTCACCGCCGCTATGGACGAGGCCGATGTCGATGGCGATGTGGATATCGCCCAGGCGGATGACCTGCGCGACGCCGTGGACGTTGCCCGTTCGCTTTCGAGCCGTGGTGACGTGATCTTACTTTCTCCTGCCTGCTCTTCGTTCGATGAGTTCTCGGGCTATGAGGAGCGCGGCCGCGTGTTTAAGGACTACGTGGCTCAGCTTGCCGCTACAGCGAAATCACAAATGGAATAG